A single window of Hippocampus zosterae strain Florida chromosome 15, ASM2543408v3, whole genome shotgun sequence DNA harbors:
- the dhx30 gene encoding ATP-dependent RNA helicase DHX30: MALPGVSLVRLRALCSLGKCLRTGVTTASHWGREMRWFGTKVESIRQYSTSSFQPKRGNIGSNLLEEFPDPKCLLNNTIARSLGVNDLSELIQYTCTEEAGVKKATVTVMWPCKIEEDGFASRKVDAERCAAAAACHKLKEMGVIGPDNQLPRRRSARGRGGVRSILYDDKNSRTDDVHVAQFKPPLENSPEICEALSLFPHPKALLTRVVQVATSSESCKQLIRFTTRGSKLKTCELTLRWPQEMTFTATAANKVTAEKRAAALACVKLKELQLLDKNNNPLPHAKYHGAKVREAAERERRPLRVDVPTYLEDRMRDYLTRYPVEAEVQKLYEQEDDIVNQEEAEEEDLIMDAITGKPYRPWSPWEMRHLNEHLQEEWESAGPGLSTELPVDAHRQRVVSAVRASQAVVIAGETGCGKTTRIPRFLLEDRVTAGHGAECNILVTQPRRISAVSVAHRVAQEMGPALKHYVGYQVRLESRPPEQSGGALLFLTVGVLLRKLQSNPTLRGVSHVVVDEVHERDVNTDLLLALLRSCMTKNPDLQVVLMSATGDNQRLARYFGDCPIVKVPGFMHPVRDSYLEDVLREMGRRPPPPEKSIKSTNERRSNDVSPDLDLVADVIEHIDRRGEPGALLCFLPGWQDIRTVQEILQMNPHFSSGLHMILPLHSSLSVADQQAVFQRPPEGQRKIVLATNIAETSITIDDVVHVVDAGTHKEHSYDPRTKVSCLDTVRISRSNVTQRKGRAGRCQPGQSYHLFPREQLDAMTPFPVPEILRTPLESLVVQAKIHSPRLKAVDFLSQVLDSPEQEAVSDAVRNLQDIGVLDERESLTPLGERVASMSCDPRLGKVLVLGAMFRCALPMLSVAACLTRDPFHNSLQNRALVTKTKAGLSGSSCSDYLAFSRAILGWRRLQQEGDRHDRDQYLDELNLSKASLRFINGLISQFSENLREAQLVSRAIECLRSSSLVNQHSEQEQLLKAVLLAGLYPNLIQVKRGIVTKGGRFRPNSLSFRTMGGAVVLHRSTVNRGNDELPSRWLTFFGALKSNGSIFIRDSSAVHPLALLLLTDCDITETVRGDDVEVVLSGCSLVRCQLSASVWELLWDLRTSIQAMLRRNLRQPTPGASAYSGQDGELIALLVELLNGTDGNQWTPNDSEVD, encoded by the exons ATGGCGCTACCCGGTGTTTCACTCGTGCGTCTGAGAGCTCTGTGCAGCCTCGGCAAATGTCTTCGGACGGGAGTCACGACAGCGTCACACTGGGGTAGAGAGATGCGCTGGTTCGGGACGAAAGTGGAGAGTATTAGACAATACAGCACGTCGAGTTTCCAACCGAAGCGAG GAAATATTGGCTCTAACTTGCTGGAGGAGTTTCCAGACCCCAAATGTCTCTTGAATAACACAATCGCTCGATCACTGGGAGTCAacgacctctctgagctcatccagtACACCTGCACGGAGGAGGCTGGCGTCAAG AAAGCCACTGTGACTGTGATGTGGCCCTGCAAGATCGAAGAGGATGGCTTCGCCTCCAGAAAAGTTGACGCAGAGAGATgtgctgcagcagctgcatgCCACAAGCTCAAA GAAATGGGTGTAATCGGTCCAGACAATCAGCTGCCCAGGAGGAGATCTGCCAGGGGGAGAGGAGGAGTGCGTTCGATTCTTTACGATGACAAAAACTCCCGGACCGATGACGTCCACGTTGCCCAGTTCAAGCCGCCACTTGAAAACTCACCTGAGATTTGCGAAGCACTCTCTCTCTTCCCTCATCCCAAAGCTCTCTTGACCAGGGTGGTCCAGGTGGCCACGTCATCCGAAAGTTGCAAA CAATTGATACGGTTCACGACAAGAGGCAGCAAGCTCAAGACATGTGAGCTGACCCTACGCTGGCCGCAGGAAATGACCTTCACCGCGACGGCGGCCAACAAAGTCACAGCAGAGAAGCGAGCAGCAGCTCTTGCCTGCGTGAAACTAAAG GAATTACAGTTGCTGGATAAGAACAACAACCCACTGCCCCATGCCAAGTATCACGGGGCCAAGGTGAGGGAGGCAGCAGAACGTGAGCGGCGTCCTCTGCGGGTGGATGTTCCCACTTATCTGGAAGACCGCATGAGGGACTATCTCACACGG TATCCAGTGGAAGCCGAAGTGCAGAAACTCTACGAGCAAGAGGATGACATTGTCAATCAGGAGGAAGCAGAGGAGGAAGACTTGATAATGGACGCCATCACAGGCAAACCTTACAGGCCGTGGTCCCCTTGGGAAATGCGGCACCTGAACGAGCACCTGCAGGAGGAGTGGGAAAGCGCCGGGCCGGGCCTGAGCACCGAGTTGCCAGTCGACGCCCACCGACAGCGCGTGGTCTCGGCCGTGCGCGCCTCCCAGGCGGTCGTGATCGCCGGCGAGACCGGGTGCGGCAAAACCACTCGCATCCCTCGCTTCCTCCTGGAGGATCGTGTGACAGCGGGACACGGCGCCGAGTGCAACATCCTGGTGACGCAACCTCGCCGGATCAGCGCTGTGTCGGTGGCCCATCGCGTGGCCCAGGAGATGGGCCCTGCTCTCAAACACTATGTGGGCTATCAG GTCAGACTTGAGAGCCGACCGCCAGAGCAGAGTGGCGGGGCCTTGCTCTTCCTGACGGTGGGCGTCCTGCTGAGGAAGCTGCAGTCCAACCCCACCCTGCGGGGCGTCAGCCACGTGGTGGTGGACGAGGTTCACGAGCGTGACGTCAACACAGACCTCTTGTTGGCGCTGCTGCGCTCGTGCATGACCAAGAACCCCGACCTGCAGGTGGTGCTGATGAGCGCCACCGGAGACAACCAGCGGCTGGCCCGCTATTTCGGAGACTGTCCCATCGTTAAGGTGCCGGGATTCATGCACCCCGTGCGCGACAGCTATCTGGAGGATGTGCTGAGAGAAATGGGGCGGCGGCCCCCGCCCCCTGAAAAGAGCATCAAGTCGACCAATGAG AGGCGCAGCAATGATGTCAGTCCAGATCTGGATCTCGTCGCTGATGTCATTGAGCACATCGACAGACGCGGCGAACCAG GTGCATTACTGTGTTTCCTGCCCGGATGGCAGGACATCAGGACGGTTCAAGAGATACTCCAGATGAATCCGCACTTTTCCTCTGGCTTGCACATGATCCTGCCAT TGCACTCTAGTTTGTCCGTGGCAGACCAGCAGGCAGTGTTCCAGCGCCCCCCAGAGGGCCAGAGGAAAATTGTCCTAGCAACCAACATAGCAGAGACCTCAATCACCATCGACGACGTTGTTCACGTAGTGGACGCAGGAACGCACAAGGAGCACAGTTATGACCCACGCACTAAA GTGTCTTGTCTGGACACGGTGCGGATATCACGATCCAACGTAACTCAGAGAAAAGGGCGAGCGGGACGCTGTCAGCCGGGTCAGTCGTACCATCTGTTCCCTCGTGAACAATTGGACGCCATGACGCCTTTCCCCGTCCCGGAGATACTGCGCACCCCACTGGAGAGCTTGGTGGTCCAGGCCAAGATCCACAGTCCAAGATTAAAG GCTGTTGACTTTTTATCACAAGTGTTGGACAGCCCCGAACAAGAAGCTGTGTCAGATGCCGTCCGAAATCTGCAAGACATTG GGGTCCTGGACGAGCGGGAATCACTGACGCCTTTGGGAGAGCGTGTGGCCTCGATGTCATGCGACCCGCGTCTGGGCAAAGTTCTGGTGCTGGGCGCCATGTTCCGCTGCGCGTTGCCCATGTTGTCGGTCGCCGCCTGCCTTACGCGAGACCCTTTCCACAACAGCCTGCAGAACCGAGCGCTGGTCACCAAG ACCAAAGCCGGCCTGAGCGGCTCCAGCTGCAGCGACTACCTGGCATTCAGCCGCGCCATACTGGGCTGGAGGAGGCTTCAGCAGGAAGGAGATCGTCACGATCGAGACCAATACTTGGACGAACTCAATTTGTCCAAGGCCAGCCTGCGCTTTATTAATG GTCTCATCTCTCAGTTCAGCGAGAATCTGCGCGAGGCTCAACTGGTGTCCCGTGCCATCGAGTGCCTACGGAGCTCATCGCTGGTCAACCAGCACAGCGAGCAGGAACAGTTGCTCAAGGCCGTGCTGCTGGCGGGACTCTATCCCAACCTCATCCAG gtTAAGAGAGGCATTGTGACCAAAGGAGGGCGCTTTCGTCCCAACAGCCTGTCTTTCCGCACAATGGGTGGTGCCGTCGTCCTCCATCGCTCCACCGTTAACAG AGGAAACGACGAACTTCCTAGCCGATGGCTCACCTTCTTCGGCGCCCTTAAGTCCAATGGCTCCATCTTCATCCGCGACTCGTCAGCTGTCCATCCGCTTGCCCTGCTTTTGCTCACAGACTGTGACATCACGGAAACAG TGCGCGGAGACGATGTGGAGGTGGTTCTCTCGGGCTGCTCGCTGGTGCGCTGCCAACTGTCGGCCAGCGTGTGGGAACTACTGTGGGATTTGCGCACGTCCATCCAGGCCATGCTGCGCCGCAACCTCAGGCAGCCCACCCCCGGCGCATCCGCATACTCTGGCCAGGATGGCGAGCTCATCGCGCTGCTGGT